In the Nitrobacter sp. NHB1 genome, TCACAGGCGCTGGCCGAATGACACGTGAAAAATTCTCTCGGTGGGAGGGTCGAATGATCGTCCGCATCCTCTTATTGGCATGTTCTCTTCTACTTGCGAGCGAGCTGCCGGCGGCAAGCTTTCCATCTAAGGATGATCCCTGGAATCCCCACCACATAGATGCACTGCCCCCCGACATCCGCCACTATATAGCGATAATCTGCAAGGGACCGGCCAGGGCGCAGCATGATTTCGCAACCTATTCTCCAACTGAGAGGCGTTGGCGAATAAACCTCGAATATCTTCGATGCGATGGCCTCCGCGATTTCCGACGAGGGCACCAATGCGTCGACGTAGACTTTATCCAGGTTGGTTCACGGTTCCGGCTTTCCACAAAACAATACCGTGAATGCGGCTTCTGAAGCGGAGCCGCATCGCGTCGGCTACGAACCTTCGCAATCATTGCGCTCGCATCCCAATCCGTCCCGTTCTGATTGGATTGCAGAGTTGATAGTCAGAGATGTAGCCCCGGGCAACGGTGCACCGTCCAGCGCATTTCGCAAAAGCGGGACAGGTGTTTCGCTAAATCGCGGACAGCGTGGCTGGGGCTAACTTTTGGTTGCCTGATTGTCAAATCGCATCCAAGTGCGACCCCTTTTCGCGCCCCGAAGGACCTGGCGGACACGATTGCGACTGTGGCTTGTTTTGCGAACGATCTGCTTGATTGCCGCGCCATCCTTGGCGAGCGCCAAGATGATGGCAATGGTCTCCTCACGTCGCAAGTAACTCTCGTATTGCAGTCGTTCCGCGCAGGTCAGTAGTTCTGGATTGATCGTCGTTGCGCCGATCGCTGCACGGATCGGACGCATCGATTTACGGACGGCGCTCAAGAAAGCCGCGCTCGCGTTTTCCATAAGATGCCAACGATCAAATGCCGACGAAGCGTTTGCGATATTGGAAAACCGCTCGGACACTGCGCTGCTTTACCCGGACATCCAAATGGACGGCTTAGACCTTGCGCGAACCGTCCATGACCGATGGCCGGCCATCGAGATCATTTTGGTGTCCGGACAGGTGGAAATGTCTGAGCGCGAAAGACCCGCCAACAGTCGCTTCTATTAGAAGCCGTTTGCCATGAAGTAGATGCTGGAAGGATTGCAAGTGATCATTTCATCTCGATGAACGGCGCGCTTTAACTTCACAAATCGACCAAGGCCCGTCTCGAATAGATATCATGATGCAATTGCAATGAGTGGCGATCGATCCAGACTCTTGAAGGTTGGAGAGTATGTCTATTGGGAAAGCCGCAAGACAGATCGGGGCAAGATCGACTTGAGCGCCGTCAAGATACGTTGGGACAATTGGCTCACGAATTCGATTTGCCAAAACGACATGACCAACGTGGCATTGGCGCACGTAAAATCCTAAGCGTGGGTGTGAGCGGACTTACTTGGAGCTTATCACCGCGAAATCGAACGAGATCATTTATGGCAATTCCGACGATTGAAAAGCGAGAGGAATACGTCGGCTACGCCGAGCATTGCGTGAAGCTGGCAAGACAAACAAAAGATCCGGAATCCCGGCGCATTCTGCGAGAGATGGCCGCGGAATGGCTAAAACTGGTAGACAAGACCTACCACTAGCTGCGGCTTTGCTGATTGGCAGGGAGGCATTCGTGCAAGGCAGCCAACAGCGCGGCCGTAACGTGGTTTGGCGACGAGAAGCCCGGCAGCATTCGTCGTTTGCGAATCATTCGCGACAGGGACGCAAGCAGGAACGAACTGCAGAGGCGCAAAAACATGAATTCGATCGATCACGTGAGTATCCAACCTAACAGATCGTAGCTGACAATTCGCCGACATGGATCAGCGACCTGTCAGGCCCCTTGGAGCAGTGTCGCTCACGCCAGCCACAACTGCGGACTTGGTTGACACAAATCAACCGTCCGAGGGCTGAGCGAAATAACAATAACCGGAGAGAAACTAAGTCGGTGGTCGCCGGCACACATGGAACACTGACAATGCACCACCGTCAGGCGAGCTCGTGTCTGCGCTCTTGGCACAGTTCGGCTCGAACCATTCTTGCATTGGCCTTTATCGGCCTGTCGTCGATATCCGTGGCCGAGGACGCGGTGAAACTCAGCCCGGAACAGGCAACGAGCCTCGGCGTTCGGGTCGTTCGTCCCGTTGCAAGCCCGACCGACAAGACCCTGCCCTATCCCGCCCAGATCGTGATCCCTACGCCGCAATTGTGGGTCGTGAGCAGCCCGGTAGCCGGCATGGTGACTAATCTTTCAGTGGCGCGGGGCGACCGCGTTATCGCTGGACAGCCGCTCGCCATTATGGAGAGCCCAAGCTTCGTCTCCCAGCAACGCGACTACCTGCAGGCTGTGGGGCAGGAAGTTCTGACCGCCCAACAGCTTACCCGCAATACCCAGCTGTTCAAGAGCAATGCGGTGCCGCAACGTGTTCTGGAGTCCAGCCAGACCGAAGGCCGGCTGGCCAGCATCGTGGTTGCGGAGCGGCGGCAGATGCTTCGGCTCAGCGGACTTTCCGACGACGCTATCTCAAAACTGACCAGCGAGGCTGCCATCAACGCGACCCTCACGGTTGCCGCCCCGCGGTCGGCGACCGTCGTGGACATCATGGTTTCTCCCGGTCAACGGGTGGAGCAAACGACTTCGCTGATCAAGCTCGCACAGCTATCTCCGCTATGGGTCGAGATCGCCGTACCTGCATCGAACATCCGCGCCATCCGTCCAGGCGCGAAGGTGGAAGTTGACGGCTATGCCACGCCAGGCCAGGTCGTGCTGGTTTCCGAGACCGCCGATGCCGCTACCCAAACCGTGTTGGTCCGCGCAGAGGTGCCCAACACCGGCGAACTGCGGCCCGGGCAGACGGCCGAGGCGCGTATCGGCTTCGCGTCCTCGGCCGAAAGCGCCTGGGAGCTTCCCTACAGCGCACTGATCCGGCGCGGCGAGCAGGCGTCGGTGTTCGTGGCAACACCCGGCGGCTTCCGTCTCGTGCCGGTCACGCTGCTGGAGGAGGACCAGGACCATGTCGTGGTCTCCGGCGCGATCACAGACCAGGACGAAGTCGCCGTCGGCGGCATCTCCGCGTTGCGTGGAATCCTGCTCAAGCTTGGAGCCGGCTAGTTATGCTCGAGCGCCTTGTCGCATTTGCGCTTTCCCAGCGGCTGTTCGTCGCGCTTGGCGTTCTTCTTTTGATCGGCGCCGGAGTGGTGATGTTGCCGAGCCTGCCGATCGACGCGTTTCCGGATGTCTCGCCCGTCCAGGTCAAGGTCATCATGAAGGCGCCGGGCCTCACCCCGGAAGAGGTCGAACAGCGGATCACCGTGCCGATCGAACTTGAACTGCTCGGCTTGCCCAACAAGGAGATCCTTCGCTCCACCACAAAATACGCGCTCGCTGACATCACTGTCGATTTTGAGGACGGCACCGACATCTACTGGGCGCGCAACCAGGTCTCCGAACGTCTATCCAACATCGCGCGCGACCTGCCGGAGGGCGTGAGCGGCGGGCTGGCTCCGATCACGAGCCCACTCGGTGAAATGTTCATGTTCACCATCGACAGTCCGGATCTGTCGCTTGCCGAGCGGCGCAGCCTACTTGATTGGGTAATTCGTCCCGCGCTGCGAACGGTGCCCGGCGTCGCCGACGTCAACTCGCTTGGCGGCTATGTCCGGGCTTTCGAGATCGTTCCGCTCAGCGATGCGCTTGCGGCCCACGGCATCTCCTATGACTTGTTTCGGCGTGCCATTGAGGCGAACAGCCGCAATGACGGCGCCGGACGTGTCAATCAGGGCGAAGACAGCGCTCTTGTGCTTATCGAGGGTAGCATTCGCACCATCAGCGACATCAGGCAAATCGTTGTCGACACCAAGGGTGGCGTTCCGATCCGGGTCAAGGACATTGCCCGCGTTCAGGTGGGCTCGCTGACCCGCTATGGTGCCGTCACCGCGGATGGTCACGGCGAAACGGTCGAAGGACTTGTCCTTGGGTTGCGGGGCGCCAATGCCCGCCAACTAATAAGCGACGTACGCGCACGCCTTGACGAGCTCAAGCCGTGGCTGCCCCAGGGCGTCACCATCACCGTGTTCTATGACCGCAGCCGGCTGGTCGATCGCGCCGTCGGAACCGTCATCCGAGCGCTTGGTGAGGCAACCCTCCTGGTCATTGTTTTGTTGCTCCTGTTTCTGGGCAATTGGCGAGCCTCGTTGGTGATCGCGCTGAGCCTGCCGCTCGCGATCGTCATCGCGCTGATCATCATGCGCATGGTGGGCATGTCGGCCAACCTGATGAGTCTCGGCGGCCTTGCCATCGCAATCGGCATGCTGATCGACGCCATGGTGGTGGTCGTCGAGAACGTCGTTGGCAATCTCAGCAAGGAACCGCAGGGAAAGGCCGCGCCGCTCGTCCATATCATTTTCCGCTCGGTTTCTGAGGTGCTGCAGCCCGTCGCATCCGGGGTGCTCATCATCATGATCGTTTTCGTACCGCTGCTGACGCTACAGGGACTTGAGGGCAAGCTGTTTATCCCTGTCGCGCTCGCGATCATATTCGCGCTAGGCGCCTCGCTACTGTTGGCGCTCACGGTTATTCCCGTGGCGACCTCGTTTCTGCTCAAGAACGCTTCGCACCACGAGCCGTGGCTGATCCGCACCGCGTCGCGCCTGTATGCGCCTGCACTTAACTGGGCCCTGAACAATGAGCGTAAGGTGATTATCGCCGCGCTGGTTGCTCTGGCTGCTGCGGGCTACGCCTACACCCAGCTCGGCAAGACATTCATGCCGACCATGGATGAAGGCGATATTATCGTCAGCGTCGAGGCGCTGCCGTCCATCAATCTCGATGAGATGATTGCGATCAACACGAGGCTTCAGTCCGCGATCCTTGCGAAAGTGCCTGATGTGATAGGTATCGTGGCCCGGACCGGATCCGACGAACTCGGCCTGGACCCGATGGGACCCAACCAGACCGATACATTCCTAGTCCTGAAACCCGCGGGAGAGCGGAAGACGGCCGACAAACCAGCTCTGATTGAGGAGCTACGGCACGTGCTGGCCGATTTCCCGGGGCTGTCGCTCAGCTTTACGCAGCCGATCGACATGCGCGTGCAGGAGATGATCAGCGGCGTGCGCGGCGATGTCGCGGTGAAGATTTTCGGGTCTGACATCGCCAAGCTCAACGAGATTGCCAGCAGACTGTCAGCCATCCTGTCCAGCATCGACGGCGCCGAGGATGTCTACACCACGCTCAAT is a window encoding:
- a CDS encoding efflux RND transporter periplasmic adaptor subunit, whose protein sequence is MHHRQASSCLRSWHSSARTILALAFIGLSSISVAEDAVKLSPEQATSLGVRVVRPVASPTDKTLPYPAQIVIPTPQLWVVSSPVAGMVTNLSVARGDRVIAGQPLAIMESPSFVSQQRDYLQAVGQEVLTAQQLTRNTQLFKSNAVPQRVLESSQTEGRLASIVVAERRQMLRLSGLSDDAISKLTSEAAINATLTVAAPRSATVVDIMVSPGQRVEQTTSLIKLAQLSPLWVEIAVPASNIRAIRPGAKVEVDGYATPGQVVLVSETADAATQTVLVRAEVPNTGELRPGQTAEARIGFASSAESAWELPYSALIRRGEQASVFVATPGGFRLVPVTLLEEDQDHVVVSGAITDQDEVAVGGISALRGILLKLGAG
- a CDS encoding efflux RND transporter permease subunit, yielding MLERLVAFALSQRLFVALGVLLLIGAGVVMLPSLPIDAFPDVSPVQVKVIMKAPGLTPEEVEQRITVPIELELLGLPNKEILRSTTKYALADITVDFEDGTDIYWARNQVSERLSNIARDLPEGVSGGLAPITSPLGEMFMFTIDSPDLSLAERRSLLDWVIRPALRTVPGVADVNSLGGYVRAFEIVPLSDALAAHGISYDLFRRAIEANSRNDGAGRVNQGEDSALVLIEGSIRTISDIRQIVVDTKGGVPIRVKDIARVQVGSLTRYGAVTADGHGETVEGLVLGLRGANARQLISDVRARLDELKPWLPQGVTITVFYDRSRLVDRAVGTVIRALGEATLLVIVLLLLFLGNWRASLVIALSLPLAIVIALIIMRMVGMSANLMSLGGLAIAIGMLIDAMVVVVENVVGNLSKEPQGKAAPLVHIIFRSVSEVLQPVASGVLIIMIVFVPLLTLQGLEGKLFIPVALAIIFALGASLLLALTVIPVATSFLLKNASHHEPWLIRTASRLYAPALNWALNNERKVIIAALVALAAAGYAYTQLGKTFMPTMDEGDIIVSVEALPSINLDEMIAINTRLQSAILAKVPDVIGIVARTGSDELGLDPMGPNQTDTFLVLKPAGERKTADKPALIEELRHVLADFPGLSLSFTQPIDMRVQEMISGVRGDVAVKIFGSDIAKLNEIASRLSAILSSIDGAEDVYTTLNEGAQYYTIVVNRMEAGRLGLTVDAISNSLRTQIEGRTIGTVLEEGRRTPILVRGSKTTREAPTLLASLPLTLPTGQHVALSQVARIHRVDGPVVVNRENGYRMSVVRANVRGRDMVGFVETARQKVAAELPLPQGYRLTWGGQFENQQRAAARLSIVVPVAIGLIFVLLFTTFGSIRQALLVLANIPFAVIGGVFALVLTGEYLSVPASVGFIALLGIAVLNGVVLVSYFNQLRAHGMPEGRIVVDGAKRRLRPVLMTASITALGLIPLLFATGPGSEIQRPLAIVVIGGLVSSTALTLILLPILYRRFGGVAKELK